One window of the Zea mays cultivar B73 chromosome 3, Zm-B73-REFERENCE-NAM-5.0, whole genome shotgun sequence genome contains the following:
- the LOC100277689 gene encoding uncharacterized protein LOC100277689 has product MQISGFVTPIGPLSEENHTIDKNLLPLECEGTMECHTRDNDAVGLDARAEGVVCELTDLQNNIQVYDIELTVLGNYTGHGLPLDFLESKTTGGPIKGYPVVVDVLEDCSSVSIHDHLPVARRVGKKRQRRRHDGRWTKRTPLRFPAASTAVRAISTTVQTKKNSNKDPVLEECSLLLALAAKASLLHT; this is encoded by the coding sequence ATGCAGATCAGCGGCTTTGTCACCCCTATTGGTCCTTTATCTGAAGAAAATCACACGATCGACAAGAATTTGTTGCCGCTGGAGTGTGAAGGGACAATGGAATGCCACACACGAGACAACGATGCTGTTGGGTTGGATGCAAGAGCGGAAGGTGTTGTCTGTGAGCTCACAGACCTTCAGAATAACATACAAGTTTATGATATCGAGTTGACTGTTCTAGGAAACTACACAGGTCACGGCTTGCCCCTTGATTTCCTTGAGAGTAAAACGACTGGTGGACCCATCAAGGGCTACCCTGTTGTTGTGGATGTTTTAGAGGATTGTTCTTCAGTGAGTATTCATGATCACCTCCCAGTGGCTAGGAGAGTTGGGAAGAAGAGGCAGAGACGCAGACATGATGGAAGGTGGACGAAGAGGACCCCGCTACGTTTTCCGGCTGCGTCCACGGCTGTGCGTGCCATTTCCACCACCGTGCAGACAAAAAAGAACTCAAACAAGGACCCGGTACTCGAGGAATGCTCCCTGCTATTGGCTCTAGCTGCGAAAGCCTCCCTGCTGCATACATGA